A stretch of the Balaenoptera musculus isolate JJ_BM4_2016_0621 chromosome 18, mBalMus1.pri.v3, whole genome shotgun sequence genome encodes the following:
- the LIG4 gene encoding DNA ligase 4 isoform X1 yields MAASQTSQTVASHVPFADLCSTLERIQKSKGRAEKIRHFKEFLDSWRNFHDALHKNQKDVTDSFYPAMRLILPQLERERMAYGIKETMLAKLYIELLNLPREGKDALKLLNYRTPTGTRGDAGDFAMIAYFVLKPRCLQKGSLTIQQVNDILDSIANNNAAQRKDLVKKSVLQLITQSSALEQKWLIRMIVKDLKLGFSQQTVFSVFHNDAAELHNVTTDLEKVCRQLHDPSVGLSDISITLFSAFKPMLATIADIERIEKDMKHQSFYIETKLDGERMQMHKDGDVYRYFSRNGYNYEDQFGSSPQEGSLTPFIHNTFKTDVQNCILDGEMMAYNPNTQTFMQKGNKFDIKRMVEDSDLQTCYCVFDVLMVNDKKLGQETLRKRYEILNSVFTPIPGRIEIVQKTQAHTKKEVIDALNEAIDKREEGIMIKHPLSIYKPDKRGEGWLKIKPEYVNGLMDELDILIVGGYWGKGSRGGMMSHFLCAVSEKPPSGEKPSVFHTLCRVGSGYTMKELYDLGLKLAKHWKPFHRKAPPSCILCGTEKPEVYIEPWNSVIVQVKATEIVPSDMYKTGCTLRFPRIEKIREDKEWHECTSLEDLEQLRGKASGKLASKHLYVGDDDEPQEKKRKAAPKMKKVIGIIEHLKAPNLSNVNKVSNIFEDVEFCVMSGTNSHPKPDLENRIAEFGGYIVQNPGPDTYCVIAGSENIRVKNIISSDKHDVVKPEWLLECLETKSCVPWQPRFMIHMCPSTKQHFAREYDCYGDSYFVDTDLNQLKEVFSGIKNAGEQTPREMGPVIADLEHRYSWDNTPLSMFRHHTVYLDLYTVINDLNTKFEGTRLAITALELQFHGAKVVSCLAEGVSHVIIGEDQSRVADFKAFRRTLKRKFKILQERWVTESIDKSELQEENQYLV; encoded by the coding sequence ATGGCTGCCTCACAAACTTCACAGACTGTTGCATCTCACGTTCCTTTTGCAGATTTATGTTCAACTTTAGAACgaatacagaaaagtaaaggaCGTGCAGAAAAAATCAGACACTTCAAAGAATTTTTAGATTCTTGGAGAAACTTTCATGATGCCCTTCATAAGAACCAAAAAGATGTCACAGATTCTTTTTATCCAGCCATGAGACTTATTCTTCCTCagctggaaagagagagaatggccTATGGCATCAAAGAAACTATGCTTGCTAAGCTTTATATTGAATTGCTTAACTTACCTCGAGAAGGAAAAGATGCCCTCAAACTTCtaaactacagaacacctaccggAACTCGTGGAGATGCTGGAGACTTTGCGATGATTGCGTACTTTGTGTTGAAACCCAGATGTTTACAGAAGGGAAGTTTAACCATACAGCAGGTAAATGACATTTTAGACTCCATTGCCAACAATAATGCTGCCCAAAGGAAGGACCTAGTAAAGAAGAGTGTTCTTCAGCTTATAACTCAGAGTTCAGCACTTGAACAAAAGTGGCTGATACGGATGATTGTAAAGGACTTGAAGCTTGGTTTTAGTCAGCAaactgtattttctgtttttcataatgATGCTGCTGAGTTGCATAATGTCACCACAGATCTGGAAAAGGTCTGTAGGCAACTGCATGATCCTTCAGTTGGGCTCAGTGACATTTCTATCACTTTATTCTCTGCCTTTAAACCCATGCTGGCCACTATAGCAGATATCGAGCGAATTGAGAAGGACATGAAACACCAGAGTTTCTACATCGAAACCAAGCTAGACGGTGAGCGTATGCAAATGCACAAGGATGGGGACGTGTATCGGTACTTCTCCCGCAATGGATATAACTATGAGGATCAGTTTGGTTCTTCCCCACAGGAAGGTTCCCTTACACCGTTCATCCATAATACATTCAAAACAGATGTTCAAAACTGCATCCTCGATGGTGAGATGATGGCCTACAACCCTAATACACAAACTTTTATGCAAAAGGGGAATAAGTTTGATATTAAAAGAATGGTAGAAGATTCTGATCTGCAAACTTGTTACTGTGTTTTTGATGTATTGATGGTTAATGATAAAAAGCTAGGGCAGGAGACACTGAGAAAGAGGTATGAAATTCTTAATAGTGTTTTTACGCCAATACCAGGTAGAATAGAAATAGTGCAAAAAACACAAGCTCATACTAAGAAAGAAGTAATTGATGCTTTGAATGAAGCAATAGATAAAAGAGAAGAGGGGATCATGATAAAACATCCTCTGTCCATTTACAAGCCAGATAAAAGAGGTGAAGGATGGTTAAAAATTAAACCAGAGTATGTAAATGGGCTGATGGATGAACTGGACATCTTAATTGTGGGGGGCTACTGGGGGAAAGGTTCCCGGGGTGGAATGATGTCTCATTTTTTGTGTGCGGTGTCAGAGAAACCCCCTTCTGGTGAAAAACCATCAGTGTTTCATACTCTCTGTCGTGTTGGCTCAGGTTACACCATGAAAGAACTGTATGACCTGGGTTTGAAGTTGGCCAAACACTGGAAGCCTTTTCATAGGAAAGCTCCACCAAGTTGCATTTTATGTGGAACAGAGAAGCCAGAGGTCTACATCGAACCTTGGAATTCGGTCATTGTTCAGGTTAAGGCCACAGAGATCGTCCCCAGTGATATGTATAAAACTGGCTGCACGTTGCGTTTTCCACGAATTGAGAAGAtaagagaagacaaagaatggCATGAATGTACATCTCTGGAGGACTTAGAACAACTTCGAGGGAAAGCCTCCGGAAAGCTTGCGTCTAAACACCTTTATGTGGGTGATGATGATGAACCACAAGAAAAAAAGCGGAAAGCTGCCCCAAAGATGAAGAAAGTTATTggaattattgagcacctaaaaGCACCCAACCTTTCTAACGTAAACAAAGTTTCTAATATATTTGAAGATGTGGAGTTTTGTGTCATGAGTGGAACAAACAGCCATCCAAAGCCTGATCTGGAGAACAGAATCGCAGAATTTGGTGGTTACATAGTCCAAAATCCAGGCCCAGACACATACTGTGTGATTGCAGGGTCTGAGAACATTCGAGTGAAAAACATCATCTCTTCTGATAAACACGATGTTGTCAAGCCGGAGTGGCTGTTAGAGTGTTTAGAGACCAAAAGCTGTGTGCCGTGGCAGCCTCGCTTCATGATCCACATGTGCCCATCAACAAAACAGCACTTCGCCCGGGAATACGACTGCTACGGGGATAGTTACTTTGTCGATACAGATTTGAACCAACTGAAGGAAGTGTTCTCGGGAATTAAAAATGCTGGTGAACAGACTCCTAGGGAAATGGGTCCTGTGATTGCCGATTTGGAACACCGGTATTCCTGGGACAACACTCCTCTTAGCATGTTTCGACACCACACCGTTTATTTGGACTTGTATACTGTTATTAATGACTTAAATACTAAATTCGAGGGGACAAGATTAGCTATCACAGCCCTGGAGCTTCAATTTCATGGAGCAAAAGTAGTTTCCTGCTTAGCTGAGGGAGTGTCTCATGTCATCATTGGGGAGGATCAGAGTCGGGTTGCAGACTTTAAAGCTTTTCGAAGAACTCTtaagagaaagtttaaaatcCTACAAGAACGTTGGGTAACTGAATCAATAGACAAGAGTGAACTACAGGAGGAAAATCAATATTTGGTTTGA
- the LIG4 gene encoding DNA ligase 4 isoform X2, protein MAASQTSQTVASHVPFADLCSTLERIQKSKGRAEKIRHFKEFLDSWRNFHDALHKNQKDVTDSFYPAMRLILPQLERERMAYGIKETMLAKLYIELLNLPREGKDALKLLNYRTPTGTRGDAGDFAMIAYFVLKPRCLQKGSLTIQQVNDILDSIANNNAAQRKDLVKKSVLQLITQSSALEQKWLIRMIVKDLKLGFSQQTVFSVFHNDAAELHNVTTDLEKVCRQLHDPSVGLSDISITLFSAFKPMLATIADIERIEKDMKHQSFYIETKLDGERMQMHKDGDVYRYFSRNGYNYEDQFGSSPQEGSLTPFIHNTFKTDVQNCILDGYTMKELYDLGLKLAKHWKPFHRKAPPSCILCGTEKPEVYIEPWNSVIVQVKATEIVPSDMYKTGCTLRFPRIEKIREDKEWHECTSLEDLEQLRGKASGKLASKHLYVGDDDEPQEKKRKAAPKMKKVIGIIEHLKAPNLSNVNKVSNIFEDVEFCVMSGTNSHPKPDLENRIAEFGGYIVQNPGPDTYCVIAGSENIRVKNIISSDKHDVVKPEWLLECLETKSCVPWQPRFMIHMCPSTKQHFAREYDCYGDSYFVDTDLNQLKEVFSGIKNAGEQTPREMGPVIADLEHRYSWDNTPLSMFRHHTVYLDLYTVINDLNTKFEGTRLAITALELQFHGAKVVSCLAEGVSHVIIGEDQSRVADFKAFRRTLKRKFKILQERWVTESIDKSELQEENQYLV, encoded by the exons ATGGCTGCCTCACAAACTTCACAGACTGTTGCATCTCACGTTCCTTTTGCAGATTTATGTTCAACTTTAGAACgaatacagaaaagtaaaggaCGTGCAGAAAAAATCAGACACTTCAAAGAATTTTTAGATTCTTGGAGAAACTTTCATGATGCCCTTCATAAGAACCAAAAAGATGTCACAGATTCTTTTTATCCAGCCATGAGACTTATTCTTCCTCagctggaaagagagagaatggccTATGGCATCAAAGAAACTATGCTTGCTAAGCTTTATATTGAATTGCTTAACTTACCTCGAGAAGGAAAAGATGCCCTCAAACTTCtaaactacagaacacctaccggAACTCGTGGAGATGCTGGAGACTTTGCGATGATTGCGTACTTTGTGTTGAAACCCAGATGTTTACAGAAGGGAAGTTTAACCATACAGCAGGTAAATGACATTTTAGACTCCATTGCCAACAATAATGCTGCCCAAAGGAAGGACCTAGTAAAGAAGAGTGTTCTTCAGCTTATAACTCAGAGTTCAGCACTTGAACAAAAGTGGCTGATACGGATGATTGTAAAGGACTTGAAGCTTGGTTTTAGTCAGCAaactgtattttctgtttttcataatgATGCTGCTGAGTTGCATAATGTCACCACAGATCTGGAAAAGGTCTGTAGGCAACTGCATGATCCTTCAGTTGGGCTCAGTGACATTTCTATCACTTTATTCTCTGCCTTTAAACCCATGCTGGCCACTATAGCAGATATCGAGCGAATTGAGAAGGACATGAAACACCAGAGTTTCTACATCGAAACCAAGCTAGACGGTGAGCGTATGCAAATGCACAAGGATGGGGACGTGTATCGGTACTTCTCCCGCAATGGATATAACTATGAGGATCAGTTTGGTTCTTCCCCACAGGAAGGTTCCCTTACACCGTTCATCCATAATACATTCAAAACAGATGTTCAAAACTGCATCCTCGATG GTTACACCATGAAAGAACTGTATGACCTGGGTTTGAAGTTGGCCAAACACTGGAAGCCTTTTCATAGGAAAGCTCCACCAAGTTGCATTTTATGTGGAACAGAGAAGCCAGAGGTCTACATCGAACCTTGGAATTCGGTCATTGTTCAGGTTAAGGCCACAGAGATCGTCCCCAGTGATATGTATAAAACTGGCTGCACGTTGCGTTTTCCACGAATTGAGAAGAtaagagaagacaaagaatggCATGAATGTACATCTCTGGAGGACTTAGAACAACTTCGAGGGAAAGCCTCCGGAAAGCTTGCGTCTAAACACCTTTATGTGGGTGATGATGATGAACCACAAGAAAAAAAGCGGAAAGCTGCCCCAAAGATGAAGAAAGTTATTggaattattgagcacctaaaaGCACCCAACCTTTCTAACGTAAACAAAGTTTCTAATATATTTGAAGATGTGGAGTTTTGTGTCATGAGTGGAACAAACAGCCATCCAAAGCCTGATCTGGAGAACAGAATCGCAGAATTTGGTGGTTACATAGTCCAAAATCCAGGCCCAGACACATACTGTGTGATTGCAGGGTCTGAGAACATTCGAGTGAAAAACATCATCTCTTCTGATAAACACGATGTTGTCAAGCCGGAGTGGCTGTTAGAGTGTTTAGAGACCAAAAGCTGTGTGCCGTGGCAGCCTCGCTTCATGATCCACATGTGCCCATCAACAAAACAGCACTTCGCCCGGGAATACGACTGCTACGGGGATAGTTACTTTGTCGATACAGATTTGAACCAACTGAAGGAAGTGTTCTCGGGAATTAAAAATGCTGGTGAACAGACTCCTAGGGAAATGGGTCCTGTGATTGCCGATTTGGAACACCGGTATTCCTGGGACAACACTCCTCTTAGCATGTTTCGACACCACACCGTTTATTTGGACTTGTATACTGTTATTAATGACTTAAATACTAAATTCGAGGGGACAAGATTAGCTATCACAGCCCTGGAGCTTCAATTTCATGGAGCAAAAGTAGTTTCCTGCTTAGCTGAGGGAGTGTCTCATGTCATCATTGGGGAGGATCAGAGTCGGGTTGCAGACTTTAAAGCTTTTCGAAGAACTCTtaagagaaagtttaaaatcCTACAAGAACGTTGGGTAACTGAATCAATAGACAAGAGTGAACTACAGGAGGAAAATCAATATTTGGTTTGA